The genomic DNA AATCAGACTCAAGGAGCTATTGAAGGCATAATCAAGGAATTAGAGATTCTCTGAGTAACTTGAGAAGTAATTTCAGATTTCTTGACAAATGTATGGTCCTTGTAAAGCAATGGTGGATTTGGATATGGACAATATGGTTTCCACCTAGGGTGCAATACTACCAGAGGGTTACCCAAAGCTATGTCAGGCCATCCAAAAATAAGTCTTCTATTTTGATTAGTAGGTCTAGTAAATTTATAGTCTGCATCCTCTTTCCCTTATATGCATAGTGCAAGCTCTGTAAGGTGATAGGCTTTGGGTCCTTTTTAAGAGAATTTGTGAACCCTGAGAAGATGCTGGCTGAATCTGGTTATAGAGTTTCATGTTCAACAGAAAAATGAGTCTTGTGCTGACAAGGACTGAAAGGTCACTCAAGGAGGAAGAAGTAAGTGttccaaaactgaaaaaaagcaatCACAGTTTGCAAATAAACTTAGGGACAAAGACTATGGCTTTTTGGAGACAAGTCTTGTTGTCCAATAAGCTAAAATATAAGTGCTTGAACAACAACCATTGTTATATTAGAAGGAAAAAGCTGGAGGGTTGTGAGCCTAGAAACAAAACGCCAACTATGAAGCATGGAGGTGACAACATTGTATTGTGGGGGAGTTTGATATGGGAGGAACTGGTGCACTAAACAGAATTGTTGTCATTATGAGGAAAGAATATGAAGGGGACTTAAGGTTTGGACCCAAATGGACCTTCCAAGTAGAAAAAGACCCTACACATACTGCCAAATTAGTTATaaagtggcttaaggacaaCAGAGTCAATGTGTTAGAGAGGCCATAACAAGCATTTATTGAGTTCCCAAAGAAAATCTGGACAGTGCTGAAAAGTTTGCAATGCTGCAGGAACATTGTTTCTGTCAAGAGAAATGGATTAAACTTCTAGCAAACAACTGTGATTGGCTGGTGAAATCCTAAAGGTTTAACCCAAGTCATtagttgaaaaaggaaaaaagtgtaTGTATAGTTCTAAATGTTGAAGAaagtaatataaatataattgttCTCTTTGTCCTGGTAGACAGTAAACAggaattattttagtaatccaAACTGAGTTagaccataaaatgtttagtctgatttaatgtcagtaaGTGAGAAAAAGCTTAAAGGCTATATGCCTGTGTATAccattgttataaaaattaaaatgtctactTTGTCTACATTTGGTGCAGATGGAGAAGCAAGCCTGGGACGCCAGTTGTGCAGAAACCGCCAGTGTGTTTTCGTAGGGAAATTCATGCAAATTGGTGTTTATGTTCACGTGCAAAGCATGAGGTTTATTCACACTCTGCATCCAAACGTATTTGCACAATCTTTGAGATAACAGAGTGAAACACTTTGCAAAGAGCAAATGTTAGTCCTTTGCCaaataataactttaaaatattgttacaGAAGCTTAATGGTTCATCTTAAACTTCAAGAAATGTCTGCTGTTACATAGAGTTTATTTAACTTTGCAAAGGCAGGCCACTTCAACACGTGAAAAGCAAAAGCTCTTTAATTCCACTGATGGATCAGCTTTGCCTATTTTCAAAGTATGTGAACAATCTGTCAGgttcttttacttttatacAGCTATCAAAGATGAATCATAGATTAGACTTCCTCATGCTTTCTTGTAGATATACTGTACATctactgcatttattttttattgaaataacatCGTATTGATAACGCAGTCCCTCACAGGGAATCTAAAGAGTTCACTGTTACATAACTATTATTGCTATCAACTTGATCTCAATAAAGTTGAACTTACTTTCAGTGATGGCACCTCATTTCTTCATTCACTCTGGAACTCCATTCAAAATCTAACATCAGTTGCACTTTATGAACTTTGGCCCTTTCATATCTGAAGGGAAAAGTTGAAGGCTAGAAGGAAACACCAACAACAGGAACAGTCCAGGCTTGAACAATAAGCCGTATAATGCTTAATCCACCAGCGCAACTCAGCAACGTAAGCGGAAGGCAAAAGTCCACATCTTGACTTGGTTGCACATTAACTGGTTTATAATGGTGCAATTAATGCAACTGCATGCGACTGAACCCTGCAGACAACACAGCTCAGCAGGTTCCTGCTGAAAGATAAGTTTATAATTAAAGGGACTTTTAAAACAAGTCATGATGTAGTGGATGAAGCTGTTTGCTACACTTTGTTGAGAAATTGAGATTATATCAATTTTATACTTCtcctaattgttttttttaaaaaataccttatttatttatgtattttcttactttgtttctctttggcTTCAGCTGAGTTTCGCCATAGTTTGattttcaatgtaaaaacaccaaacaaataaacttgatccCTTTGAGTGACCAACACCGATAACTTGATATGAAGAAATCCTTAAAAGTCATGGCTTTGCGTTCCAGCAGATACGGTGTAAATTTAACATTCTTGTGGCATGATAAAGGCATTATTTGTCTTATATTGTGCAATATGTGTGCAATTTGAAAGCAGACTCTCCAGGAAGGTGCCAGTCTCTGCAATGGACAGTCTGCGGTGTCAGCTTACTTACGGGAGAAAGCTAAACTGTGCTGTGCTGTTAACATTCATTTTCCAGTTTCTGCTCCTCAGCCCACATGTTTATTTAGCTGCTTTCACTCATAAACCAAAACAGGAGACCATTACTGTTGAATACTGGATGACAAATCACTAAGTCTTAGAGCCAAGACAAGATACAAGGCATGTTAGAGGTAGTATTAGCATTGATATGGAATGGTTAAGGTTTCCATATAGTTACTAGCTATCACATGTTTAATTGAACATTATAAGACCTTCGTTCCTGTAGCCTGAGGAAAGCAAGTATAATCAAAATTGGCATGAatgtttactgtaaaaattGAGGCCTGTGTATGAAGGCCATTTTTTGGACAagcttaaaatgcaaaaatatgtcAATATTCCAGTCGATGATCCTTTATATGAAATTCTAAACTATCATATGATGTCATATTTGGTACCCAATTATTGtccaagcaaaaataaatgcaaatattaaatatctgcATTTATTCAGCTTGgatcatttaaatatgaattactCCCTCCTGCGATATGTTAAAATCTACACATGGAATAATTTGTTCTACATAATAGTAGtaaaaagtgtaattatttgTCTTGATTACATTGTGAGATTTGTAatgaatgttgtgttttaacATTAATCTTACACAAAACACTGTAGACCTGAGGCAGCCAATCAACAGTTAGtagttttaattaattcataattataaatatccacacatacacacagtcCTTCCTCAAGTTAAATAGGGCTGCTTACCCTGAATACATgaagaattattttaacatcTCATTTTTAAACGactatgaatgtttttctgtgttgtccAAATCTTGTTCCATTAAACATCCAGATTTTCATCTGGTTCTCTGCTTTTCTCCCACAGAACAAACTCGTCTGTATTAGATTAAAGgacaaatgtaatattttaaaactccCAGATCCTGTAAGTAAAATAGCACCAACACATCACAATAAATAAGTAACAAAGATTTACACAGAAAGATTCTTTGGAGCaaaaactctttaaaacatAAAGGCACAATCGACTATTGCAAACAGAAGAAGTAGTGAGCAATCTTACCTCCCTTACCGATTTTCTATACAGGAAAAATTTCATTGGTGAACTGAGCATTTTTCTCCTAaccagctaaaaataaaatcaccaaaTAAGTTTTGTGTAACATCATTATAATGAATAAGTTTGTTGAAAGTGTAATGTTTTTCAGGTATGAAAATGTGTTAactctgagtttttctttttttttgtaacctcTGTCATAACAAGACATTTGATAAAGTCTATGGATCCCGTTAAGAGTGAAACTAACACCCAGTTTTTCCAAGTTTTCCTCCAGCGAGTTATTCCATGATAATTACCTGGACCAGTGTCTCATTCTCAGTGTCTGGACCAAATGAGTAGCAGAAACTATATTAGTTTTCTAACCTCCCTTCTAACTTACATGTTTAAGCTGGaagatacatatttttttttttttgcactaaagGGACTTTTAATTATAAAGTAcggatgtgttgtttttttatgttttgggcACATTAGTTAACATAAGAATAATGATTCTGTTCAGAACTGAAGCAGACATTTTGTTCATCTGAATACTGCCagtgttttagttgttttgtcattttgggGAATTACATGAATACTGGACTCACCACTGATCAATTATGAATCTTTGGGTAGAGTGCCGGTCTGTTAGGTCTCTCCTCTACTTTTCTCAGACATTATTTCTCTCAACTTCCTTTTCTTGATTGCATATATTGTCTTTATAAATCTTCACCTTAAGAACCCACACTAGACTGGAAAATGTCTTATCACTATTTTCATTCTGGGTGACCACTGTGTTATTCATTGAAGCCTTGTTTGATGTTCTGTACATAAAATCATCACTCTTTGCTAGCCAGGAACCTTGTTTAGCTGACTTGTGATGCGTTTTTCACTCACAtacttaaaaacatatttcagtcaTGAAAATCTATATAGCTACCATGTAACAAACCTGATATGTACCATATAACATCTGAGTCTATCTAAATGAAGGTCTTTGCTGAGTTTTGCCAAAGTTCTTACACTTTGATAACAAGCTGACAGTGTGCAAAtttgcaactttatttttgtcgTACAGTACAGTTTTAACAGCATTTCTTTACAATTCATCCAAATCTCTCAGCCTAAGTAAACATAGTCCAGTAAAACataagctaatttttttttttttcaaatttctaaGTTTCAtcataaatgcaacatttatcaGTTGATAAATGGTcacaaatgttgatttttgtctttcaaaaaaatTAGGCAGGCTTTTTGTATGTTCCAGGGTCAGAAATGTACCGCCACTGTCAAGGATTAAATATTGTAGTTAAGCCACAGATCACATTGAACTGTAAACGTCTTTGGCGAATTGAACAATTTACTGCTACTGATATCAAACACCCTACAGTAATCCAGGCTAGCTTGATAAATGCcggactttttttcttttttacaaaatcattttcagcttctgttttaGGATTTACAAATAACAATGTCTCTGGAGATTCCAACCCCATAACCCGAAACAACAAAGTAAGCACAGTAATGAAGGCACTTCATTCTGTAGGAGAAGGTAAATCACAGTTGTtgggacaaaaaagaaaacgacacaaaagaaaataaagctcaCACAGtcttcaaaataacaaaacaaaatatgatctgtgaatttgattgtttttagtAACTAAAATATTACCTGACAGAATCTTGATAGAATAGTAAAACTGCCTCTCTCTgatagaaaaattattttctgtatatCTTACTCATAGAAACATTTACTATATACATACAGTAATATAATCTTATGTCAGTCGGAGTCCTGTAGAAAGAGTCCAGGAATCAACAGATGGCAAGAATCCACAGAGTCCTTTTCTCCAGATTAAAAccagttcattttaaatgctCAAACTGGCCACCCTTTGGATTGGAGAACGGGAGCCGGACTGCAGGACCGTGGCAGAGATGGGGTGATGTCCTTTCTGCTACCTGTTCCTCAAGCTCTGTAAGGGGCTGTAAACGTCCTCCTCTTTACTGAGACCCTCAAACAAAGGGATCAAATCCAACAGCTCTGTGTCTGTCATGTCATCAAACCAGGACTGCACCGGAACCTGAAGAGAGAGAAGCTTTGATTTGAAAGTGAGCAAAGGGAAAAAAGCTGAGAACAGCTTCTAAAGACTTGCGTTATGTGTGAGGAGCTGGTGTGAGTTTGGTGTTAATAATTAATGGGGAGAAATACATCAAAGGCTGGAAGAGTTGCAGAAAGTTCTCCATGGAGgagaaaagtcttaaatttgacaaaCAGGCTGAACACTGATGAAGAACACAAGCACTGAATCTCTTACATTCTCACTTGTAGTATTTTAACTAAAGAAGAAAACTATTTCTGTTTGAGCTCTAGTATtttgagctattttttttaaatgagaagtttttaagaagaaaatactCTCAAGTTTGACAGATGTTCAAATCCATCCTGAAGCCTTTCTGTGCGTCTGTGCATGTGTGGTATTTCTCAGGGTACTCCTGTTTTCTTCTACAGtgcaaaaacatgcatgtttaaCGCATTTCAATTCACATTGCCATTAGGGATTCTACACTGTACTCAGTTGCAATGTTTGTTGGTCTTGTACGTGTCTGTTTtggccctgtgatggactgaagATACGTTCAAGATCCCCAGAAAGAAAGTCCACCTGCAACCCTAAATAGAGTTAATATAGAATGAAAagtggacagatggatggaaattCTTCCTAAGATAATGTTTTGAACTATTGAAACTTGACCTCAAGTATGTTGGACTGTCCGAAAAATAATGACTCACTGCATTTTCAGGATGGAAGATGTATGAGGCAGGAGAGTTGTCTACAATGATGACTTTTCGGAGCTCTCGGCCCAGCCGGCTGAGGTCTTTGACGTAATTTCCCCTGTGGAAAACACATGATTCCCTGAAGAGCCGAGCGCGAAACACCCCCCACTGGTCCAGCAGGTCTGCCACAGGGTCAGCATACTAACCAGACccaaaaggaaagaaattattGACGTGGCAATGGAAAGCACTACTGTGCCTAATGTGGAGGTCTCACATGAGCCAACCTTGGCTAAACTGGCGGTGAAGAGGACACATTCAAACAACTCCCCCATCTTTTGGAGGAATTCGTCCACATGAGGCCTCTTCAAAACGTACACCTAAATGTGatggttaaaagaaaattcatCATTAGCAAGAAAACTGTCATTATTCAACAATTAAATTATCTAATTACTCAGAATCAAACCAATTTTCCCATAACAACGATTACACACTAGTTCTCAATCTGCCAGGAAAGATGTTTTTTCATGCAATCATGATAGAGAATTATTGTTAGAGGGTTGTGAATAATACCTCTTAATGCGTAAAAGCAAACATCTGTTCAATCAATTCACAAAAAAACCGAAAGCAGCctgtgtttgttgttctttttgtctGCGTCTAACATGCAATGTTTTACCACTGGCATCTGCACTAACAGCAGTGTACCaataaagcaaacaataaaactaCAATGCAATTCATGTAGtaatttgcaaatgttttatttgaaagactGTCATATTCCCAAACAAAAATCTTATAAAACTAAGAACTAAAAGTcactttaaacaatttaataaaattccagtaatttttgtaaatgtaatgtaaataaaatacactgtgctaaaattataacaaaacCGGCATTGATTTGgtaaacaaacttttcaaataagaaaGCACAGTTGTTAGGGATAAGGTGAGACACATATTTCAGATTGTGATCCCTTTGTTATCACGGCATTCCCTCTCGCAAATCAAGAGTGCATTGCatgacattttacatttatacagCATAAAACAAACTTGGTAGCCCATATTTGTCTGCTCTGCTGTTCTCCTGAGGAAGTCTTTGTGGGTTAGTTGCTGCTGCCAAGTGCAAGTAATCAAGGATGGGCTGAAGTAGATCCACAAAGCCTATCCTGGATTACTTGAACGAGGTTGCTGCTACAGTCCTGAATCTTGTTCTTCCCTCTGAAGTCAATGGATGGCGCAAAAGGAGTCT from Xiphophorus couchianus chromosome 21, X_couchianus-1.0, whole genome shotgun sequence includes the following:
- the ctdspla gene encoding CTD (carboxy-terminal domain, RNA polymerase II, polypeptide A) small phosphatase-like a isoform X2 — translated: MDNTSIITQVANPKEEESISSSQDKVSQSNSSLKKHRSRSIFSPFFCCFRNYNDYHVEPPPANNKTLSLPPPPEENGSPPKPPAKFLLPEVSIADYGKNCVVIDLDETLVHSSFKPISNADFIVPVEIDGTVHQVYVLKRPHVDEFLQKMGELFECVLFTASLAKYADPVADLLDQWGVFRARLFRESCVFHRGNYVKDLSRLGRELRKVIIVDNSPASYIFHPENAVPVQSWFDDMTDTELLDLIPLFEGLSKEEDVYSPLQSLRNR